From the genome of Triticum aestivum cultivar Chinese Spring chromosome 3B, IWGSC CS RefSeq v2.1, whole genome shotgun sequence, one region includes:
- the LOC123065002 gene encoding 17.5 kDa class II heat shock protein produces the protein MAGMVFGLDAPMMTALQHLLDIPDGEAGGHGNAGGEKQGPTRAYVRDARAMAATPADVKELPGAYAFVVDMPGLGSGDIQVQVEDERVLVISGERRREEKEDAKYLRMERRMGKLMRKFVLPDNADMEKVSAVCRDGVLTVTVEKLPPPEPKKPKTIQVQVA, from the coding sequence ATGGCGGGCATGGTGTTCGGCTTGGATGCCCCGATGATGACCGCGCTGCAGCACCTGCTGGACATCCCGGACGGCGAGGCCGGCGGGCACGGCAACGCCGGCGGCGAGAAGCAGGGCCCGACGCGCGCCTACGTCCGCGACGCGCGCGCCATGGCGGCCACCCCGGCCGACGTGAAGGAGCTGCCGGGCGCGTACGCGTTCGTGGTGGACATGCCGGGGCTGGGGTCCGGCGACATCCAGGTGCAGGTGGAGGACGAGCGGGTGCTGGTCATCAGCGGTGAGCGCAGGAGGGAGGAGAAGGAAGACGCCAAGTACCTGCGGATGGAGCGCCGCATGGGCAAGCTGATGCGCAAGTTCGTGCTCCCCGACAACGCCGACATGGAGAAGGTCTCCGCCGTGTGCCGCGACGGCGTGCTCACCGTCACCGTCGAGAAGCTGCCGCCGCCCGAGCCCAAGAAGCCCAAGACAATCCAGGTCCAGGTCGCCTGA